One genomic segment of Pseudomonadota bacterium includes these proteins:
- a CDS encoding glutathione S-transferase family protein, with translation MLKVWGRATSSNVQKVMWAIGELGLDHERIDLGGQHGGLDTDAYGKLNPNRVVPTLEDRGRVIWESNAIVRYIAAQYGAGSLWPQDPGERALADMWMDWAATTIRDDYVTVFFGLVRIPPEHRDMDAINRAIVRLNGIYAKLDAHLAGRDFIAGDHLTMGDIPAGMTLFRYYDMPLDRPSLPNLEAWYARLQERAAYREHVMVSYESLRNDTIPQND, from the coding sequence ATGCTGAAAGTCTGGGGACGCGCGACATCATCGAACGTGCAAAAGGTCATGTGGGCCATCGGAGAGCTTGGCCTTGACCACGAGCGCATCGATCTGGGCGGCCAGCATGGCGGGCTCGATACGGATGCGTACGGCAAGCTTAATCCGAACCGGGTCGTGCCGACCCTGGAAGACCGCGGCCGGGTGATCTGGGAATCGAACGCCATCGTGCGCTACATCGCCGCGCAATACGGTGCCGGCTCTCTGTGGCCACAGGACCCAGGCGAACGCGCGTTGGCCGATATGTGGATGGACTGGGCGGCGACGACGATCCGCGACGACTATGTGACAGTGTTCTTCGGCCTGGTCCGTATCCCGCCCGAACACCGCGACATGGATGCCATCAACAGAGCGATCGTCCGACTAAATGGGATCTACGCCAAGCTGGACGCCCATCTTGCCGGACGCGACTTCATCGCGGGCGATCACCTGACCATGGGCGACATTCCCGCCGGCATGACGCTGTTTCGTTACTATGACATGCCGCTGGATCGCCCTTCGCTGCCCAACCTGGAAGCATGGTATGCCCGCCTTCAGGAACGCGCGGCGTATCGCGAGCACGTCATGGTGAGTTACGAAAGCCTGCGCAACGACACGATCCCCCAGAACGACTGA
- a CDS encoding cobalamin-independent methionine synthase II family protein encodes MPLLTTTIGAFPKPDYVPRRAWFHDVAAVGEADGDDLNDEQVLAIHDRATIDVVEAQADAGIDIPTDGEVRRENYIHYHCRHMTGFEPETLTERAMRNGAWVDAVPTFTGPIKPTEPFLPRDYQVAQAATDRPVKITVPGPLTISDSTADLHYGDVKAWCGDLADALNAEILALAEAGCRHIQVDEPLFARLPDQALDYGVENLERCFHGVPRQVTRTMHMCCGYPDKLDETDYVKADPEVYQRLAGALDAAAIDAVSLEDAHRHNDLSLLEKFQSTKVIFGAVEIASSQIETVEHISARLEQALQHIDADRLLAAPDCGLIMLGHDLAVAKLKNLAEAAHSIPT; translated from the coding sequence ATGCCGCTCTTGACCACGACCATCGGCGCCTTCCCCAAACCGGATTATGTGCCGCGCCGCGCCTGGTTTCACGACGTCGCGGCGGTCGGTGAGGCAGACGGCGACGATCTGAACGACGAGCAGGTTCTGGCCATCCATGATCGCGCCACGATCGACGTGGTCGAGGCGCAGGCCGACGCCGGCATCGACATACCGACCGACGGCGAGGTGCGCCGCGAAAACTATATCCACTACCACTGCCGCCACATGACCGGCTTCGAACCGGAGACGTTGACCGAGCGCGCCATGCGCAACGGCGCCTGGGTCGATGCGGTGCCCACCTTCACCGGCCCGATCAAGCCGACCGAGCCGTTTCTGCCGCGCGACTACCAGGTCGCCCAGGCCGCCACCGACCGGCCGGTGAAGATCACCGTCCCCGGGCCGCTGACCATTTCCGATTCAACGGCCGACCTGCACTATGGCGACGTGAAGGCCTGGTGCGGCGACCTGGCAGACGCCTTGAACGCGGAAATCCTGGCCTTGGCAGAAGCCGGCTGCCGGCACATCCAGGTCGACGAGCCGCTGTTTGCGCGCTTGCCCGATCAGGCTCTCGACTACGGTGTCGAAAACCTGGAGCGCTGTTTCCACGGCGTGCCCAGGCAGGTGACCCGCACCATGCACATGTGCTGCGGCTATCCCGACAAGCTGGACGAGACCGACTATGTGAAGGCCGACCCCGAGGTTTATCAGCGGCTGGCCGGCGCCCTCGACGCAGCGGCGATCGACGCGGTGTCATTGGAGGATGCCCACCGGCATAACGACCTGTCTCTGCTGGAAAAATTCCAGTCGACCAAGGTGATTTTCGGCGCCGTTGAGATCGCGTCGAGCCAGATCGAGACCGTCGAACACATCAGCGCCCGGCTCGAGCAGGCCCTGCAGCACATCGACGCCGACCGGCTGCTCGCCGCGCCCGATTGCGGTCTAATCATGCTGGGCCACGATCTCGCCGTCGCCAAGCTCAAGAATCTCGCCGAAGCCGCCCATAGCATCCCGACATGA
- a CDS encoding glycerophosphodiester phosphodiesterase family protein encodes MIDLPRVIGHRGAAAHAPENTLAGFKAAAAFGLDWVEFDVRLSKDGVPVLVHDDTLDRTTDGTGPVAAKTADELKRLDAGAWFDPRFAGERVLTLIDALDAIHDLGMRPNIEIKTNPGEAWRTGRVVGATLDKAWPPGRPRPLVSSFVLRCLMGFRQARPDVPTGLNIWRRSRWQWSIGARVLGCMSVHFSERQVTDAQIRAVKAAGRQVVCYTVNDAAKAQSLFARGVDAVFTDVPDVILPVLR; translated from the coding sequence TTGATCGACCTGCCGCGTGTCATCGGGCATCGGGGCGCCGCCGCCCATGCACCGGAGAATACACTCGCCGGGTTCAAGGCGGCGGCCGCGTTCGGCCTGGACTGGGTTGAGTTCGATGTGCGCCTGTCCAAGGACGGCGTGCCGGTTCTGGTGCACGACGACACGTTGGACCGCACCACTGACGGCACCGGGCCGGTCGCGGCGAAGACAGCTGACGAACTGAAACGACTGGATGCCGGCGCGTGGTTTGATCCGCGCTTTGCCGGCGAGAGGGTCCTGACCCTGATCGACGCGCTCGACGCCATCCACGACCTCGGCATGCGCCCCAACATCGAGATCAAGACGAACCCCGGCGAAGCCTGGCGCACCGGCCGTGTCGTCGGCGCGACATTGGACAAGGCATGGCCGCCCGGTCGTCCCAGGCCACTGGTCTCAAGCTTCGTGTTGCGTTGTCTGATGGGGTTCCGTCAGGCGCGGCCCGACGTGCCGACCGGGCTGAATATATGGCGCCGGTCGCGCTGGCAATGGTCGATAGGTGCGCGCGTCCTCGGCTGCATGTCCGTGCATTTCTCCGAACGTCAGGTCACGGACGCACAGATCCGCGCCGTCAAGGCGGCCGGCCGTCAGGTCGTCTGCTACACGGTCAACGACGCGGCGAAAGCCCAGTCGCTCTTCGCGCGCGGTGTCGATGCGGTGTTCACGGACGTGCCTGACGTCATCCTACCGGTGCTAAGGTAA
- a CDS encoding acyl-CoA dehydrogenase family protein codes for MSYPLPESARVWQEKLRPFVDSELIPWEVHAEMNDGEIPEDVRAKHKQMTKEMGLFMPSIPKEHGGAELSMIEIAVIQEEIGRTTNGLGWCYHDMSPFLLHTATEYQMEHYVKDLLSGAKNECYAITEEGAGSDVDAIEATAKKQGNGYVLNGLKWHVTGANRADILIFQAKLEDGTHALFYLDKDTPGVETVRTPAYTHTYPSHHLIMQFTDVKVPADNLIDPEGNGITWTYEWFRQERLGIAARCCGAASRLIDEATAFAKERVQFGKPIFENQAVQFPLADCVTELWAGRLMVYRLAQAIDDGEDVKVQHAMCSMAKLYCSEMANRVADRAVQVFGGRGYMRENVAERYYRELRVDRIWEGTSEIQRMIIAHSLAKRGQDALIA; via the coding sequence ATGTCCTATCCGCTGCCCGAGTCCGCCCGCGTCTGGCAGGAGAAACTGCGGCCCTTTGTCGACAGCGAACTCATCCCCTGGGAAGTGCACGCCGAGATGAACGACGGCGAGATCCCCGAAGACGTGCGCGCCAAGCACAAACAGATGACCAAGGAAATGGGTCTCTTCATGCCGTCGATCCCGAAAGAACACGGCGGCGCCGAACTCTCGATGATCGAGATTGCGGTGATCCAGGAAGAGATCGGGCGCACCACGAACGGGCTGGGTTGGTGCTATCACGACATGTCGCCGTTCCTGCTGCACACCGCGACCGAGTATCAGATGGAGCACTACGTGAAGGACCTTTTGTCCGGCGCGAAGAATGAGTGCTACGCGATCACGGAAGAAGGCGCCGGGTCCGACGTCGACGCCATCGAGGCGACGGCCAAGAAGCAGGGCAACGGCTATGTGCTGAACGGCCTTAAGTGGCATGTCACCGGCGCCAACAGGGCCGACATCCTTATCTTCCAGGCCAAGCTGGAGGACGGCACGCATGCGCTGTTCTATCTGGACAAGGATACGCCCGGCGTCGAGACCGTCAGAACGCCGGCCTATACCCACACCTATCCCTCGCACCACCTGATCATGCAGTTCACCGACGTTAAGGTGCCCGCTGACAACCTGATCGATCCCGAAGGCAACGGCATCACCTGGACCTATGAATGGTTCCGTCAGGAACGGTTGGGCATCGCGGCGCGCTGCTGCGGCGCGGCGAGCCGGCTGATCGACGAGGCGACGGCGTTCGCCAAGGAGCGTGTCCAGTTCGGCAAACCGATCTTTGAGAACCAGGCGGTGCAGTTTCCGCTTGCCGACTGCGTGACGGAACTTTGGGCCGGTCGCCTGATGGTCTACCGCCTGGCGCAGGCAATCGACGATGGCGAGGACGTCAAGGTGCAGCACGCCATGTGCTCCATGGCAAAGCTCTATTGCTCGGAGATGGCCAACCGGGTGGCCGACCGCGCGGTGCAAGTTTTCGGCGGGCGCGGCTACATGCGTGAAAATGTCGCCGAACGCTATTATAGGGAACTGCGCGTCGATCGGATTTGGGAAGGCACCTCGGAGATCCAACGCATGATTATCGCCCACAGTCTGGCCAAGCGCGGCCAGGACGCCCTGATCGCCTGA
- a CDS encoding SRPBCC family protein, whose product MNDTTRDRKDERRQQLIDATIRAISKHGYARTTLSDVSDESGLSRGIVGFYFDSKDALFLETMRYLADGYVAIWQDGLAAAGDDPAARVLALVDADLHPRNWTLDRTAAWVAFLAEAKGRETYSDLCGAMDDRFQDELRRPIAELIAARGFDHLDAARIARTLSAMQQGFQYDLLFYGETYDRSEVRRSIIAVLAAFFPDDFGGEPDDKVTDLNAARPAEPVSPPTGTSSPGTSASAPAGATKTLPAWTYNNNEFFELEMSDLIDASWQIVGHTSEFEKPGDYLTLDYANRRVVVIRDKQGTFRAFHNVCRHRAARLCPGRQGNHRFNIVCPYHGWSYNYDGSLKAMPAKETFPDLDVAKFGLKPVEIDTWNGFIFVRLSDDGGPRVGELLAAYEDELAPYRFAELQPIDSCWVGEVIDVDWKNMMDNYLEGYHINVGHPGLYRMFGANYWVDADERATCRAHSLMVDKPSNQWAEGLYMRLLPRFDHLPDDRQRSWSYYSLFPNQSFDIYPDQVSFFHVVPLGPGKCVLRSRNFGLADERREVKAARWLNNRINSQVQNEDDELILRVQQGLESGAYTTGYFSEKERCLAAFHNNVRARLPVAELDVAPNGGTVAEANERLAKGFAEAAE is encoded by the coding sequence ATGAACGACACCACCCGCGACCGCAAGGACGAGCGCCGCCAGCAGCTTATCGACGCCACCATTCGCGCCATCAGCAAACACGGCTATGCGCGCACCACGTTGAGCGATGTTTCCGACGAATCCGGATTGTCGCGTGGCATCGTTGGCTTCTACTTCGACAGCAAGGACGCGTTGTTCCTGGAGACCATGCGCTATCTGGCCGATGGCTACGTGGCGATCTGGCAGGACGGTCTGGCAGCGGCTGGCGACGACCCGGCCGCGCGTGTCCTGGCGCTGGTCGACGCCGACCTTCACCCGCGCAACTGGACACTTGATCGTACCGCGGCCTGGGTCGCGTTCCTGGCCGAGGCCAAGGGCCGCGAGACCTATAGCGATCTTTGTGGCGCCATGGACGACCGCTTTCAGGACGAGTTGCGCCGCCCGATCGCCGAGCTGATCGCCGCGCGCGGTTTCGATCATCTGGACGCCGCGCGCATCGCGCGCACGCTGAGCGCCATGCAGCAGGGGTTCCAGTACGACCTGTTGTTCTATGGCGAGACCTATGACCGCAGCGAGGTGCGCCGTTCGATCATCGCGGTGTTGGCGGCGTTCTTCCCCGACGATTTTGGCGGCGAGCCCGACGACAAGGTGACGGACCTGAATGCCGCGCGTCCGGCGGAGCCGGTATCGCCGCCGACCGGCACGTCGTCACCCGGCACATCAGCGAGCGCACCGGCCGGCGCGACCAAGACGCTGCCTGCCTGGACATACAACAACAACGAGTTCTTCGAACTGGAGATGAGCGATCTGATCGACGCGTCCTGGCAGATCGTCGGTCACACAAGCGAGTTCGAGAAACCCGGCGACTACCTGACGCTGGATTACGCCAACCGGCGTGTCGTCGTGATCCGCGACAAGCAGGGCACGTTCCGGGCATTTCACAACGTGTGCCGCCATCGCGCCGCGCGTCTGTGCCCCGGCCGCCAAGGCAACCACCGTTTTAACATCGTCTGCCCCTATCACGGCTGGTCCTATAACTATGACGGCAGCCTGAAGGCAATGCCCGCCAAGGAAACGTTCCCCGATCTGGATGTCGCGAAGTTCGGCCTGAAGCCGGTTGAGATCGACACGTGGAACGGCTTCATCTTCGTCCGGCTTTCCGATGACGGCGGCCCGCGCGTCGGCGAACTGCTGGCGGCCTATGAGGATGAGCTGGCGCCGTACCGCTTCGCCGAGTTGCAGCCAATTGATTCGTGCTGGGTCGGCGAGGTCATCGACGTCGACTGGAAGAACATGATGGATAACTACCTGGAGGGTTATCACATCAATGTCGGCCACCCCGGTCTTTACCGCATGTTCGGCGCCAACTACTGGGTCGATGCCGACGAGCGCGCGACCTGCCGCGCCCATTCGTTGATGGTCGACAAGCCGTCGAACCAGTGGGCCGAGGGGCTCTACATGCGGTTGCTGCCGCGCTTCGATCATCTGCCGGACGACCGCCAGCGCAGTTGGAGCTATTACAGCCTGTTTCCCAACCAGTCGTTCGACATCTATCCCGATCAGGTGAGCTTCTTCCACGTCGTGCCCCTGGGGCCCGGCAAGTGCGTGCTGCGCTCGCGCAACTTCGGCCTGGCCGACGAACGGCGCGAGGTCAAGGCGGCGCGCTGGCTGAACAACCGAATCAACAGCCAGGTCCAGAACGAGGACGACGAACTCATCCTGCGCGTGCAGCAGGGCCTGGAGTCCGGCGCCTACACGACAGGCTACTTCTCCGAAAAGGAACGTTGCCTGGCGGCCTTCCACAACAACGTGCGCGCACGCCTTCCGGTTGCCGAGTTGGACGTGGCGCCGAACGGCGGCACCGTCGCCGAGGCCAATGAGCGTCTTGCGAAAGGCTTCGCCGAGGCCGCAGAGTAG